The following proteins are encoded in a genomic region of Oncorhynchus kisutch isolate 150728-3 linkage group LG4, Okis_V2, whole genome shotgun sequence:
- the LOC109888807 gene encoding probable rhodanese domain-containing dual specificity protein phosphatase, with amino-acid sequence MDPVILLGGFTAFHTLYPFLCNSRMALLEPDRYALTIYPSEILEGELYQGSAAQASDYHILENLNITHVVNATAECPDAFPSTLSYLRLRLSDDAQQDLVEALPQAARFIAGALSSGVGGRVLVHCSMGRSRSSALTLAFLMQHQRWTLLHAIRWLKERRACTAPNVNFLRQLLTYEEQLFGRRLTSLDDIRL; translated from the coding sequence ATGGACCCTGTCATCCTCCTAGGGGGCTTCACCGCCTTCCACACCCTCTACCCCTTCCTCTGCAACTCCCGCATGGCTCTTCTAGAGCCCGACAGGTACGCCCTCACCATCTACCCCTCTGAGATCCTGGAGGGGGAGCTCTACCAGGGCTCAGCTGCTCAGGCCTCTGACTACCACATCCTTGAGAACCTTAACATCACCCATGTGGTCAACGCTACAGCTGAATGCCCGGATGCATTTCCCAGCACCCTCAGCTACCTGAGGCTGCGGCTGAGCGATGACGCCCAGCAGGACTTAGTGGAGGCGCTGCCCCAGGCTGCGAGGTTCATCGCTGGAGCCCTGAGCAGCGGGGTTGGGGGTAGGGTGCTGGTGCACTGCAGCATGGGGCGGAGCCGTAGCTCAGCGCTAACGCTAGCCTTCCTAATGCAGCACCAGCGCTGGACACTGCTGCATGCCATCCGCtggctgaaggagaggagagcatgCACGGCGCCCAACGTGAACTTCCTGCGGCAGCTGTTGACCTACGAGGAGCAGCTGTTCGGACGAAGGCTTACCTCGCTGGACGACATCCGCCTGTGA